ccccatccctgtggtctcccccacctccctggcTTTAATACCTAGGTTCCTCTAAACCGTGTATACAGCATTTTGCACTTagattttcttcctcatctcttcAGCCTTGTTTtatcaaaacataaataatCGGAACTGCTTATCGCTCCACAAGCGAATAAACATATTCTGGCATTATTTACATGTTATTTTAGAAGAATGGAGATGCAGCTGTAGAGGAAcgtctctctctttttttttttttttaaatttattttatttttccgACTATTTCTTTATTATGAGACTGAAATACTGAAACGAAAAAAATTAGAATGGCAAACATACAACATTATTGACGCAACTGAAACTTgacatgagaattttttttttttcccagtaaggaaaaaagctgaactTACGAGTTCTTTGACCACACACGCGTAcacaaaaataatgataatttgAATTGCTTACATAAAAGCTTCCAGTACAGATACACCCTCACAGTACAGCTCCTTGGGAAATAATGAAGAAGCCCCCGAAGTCGTGGCCCTTCCCTCTGGCTTGGAATATGTCCCCCGACTAGAGATGGAGAGGTAGAAGCCAAGGGGAGCGGCAGAAGAGAGGGTGAGAGCTGCAGCACTTTCATCCAGACTTCAGATAATCACTAAATGGTGAAATTTCCGGAGACGGACGTACAGAAAACTCCTCGTTAGGGGCGTTTTAGGGAGGGGGCAGGACGCCAGCTGGGGCACGAGCGGCCGGAGCCACCGGGTTTCCACGCACGGCGCGTTTTttgctcccagggctgctggaagGGCAACGAGTCCTGTTTTCgcaatgttttttctgctgttttcgCCGTCTGTTTACACGTAAGCACCACACAACCCGCCAGGAAAGGCCAGGTTTGAAATCCGCGGTTATTTTGCTGTATTCCAAAAATTCGGCCTCACGAGtaaacttgctttttaattctcctttcctcctccccaccccacccccccttgtAATTTTGAGCTGGAGGCATGGGTTTtattctcccccccccccgccctttgCATCCCCCTCGGCGGGCCGGACCCCCTACCTATGAtggggaagagaggagggagggggaaaggcagTCGGGATGCGGGGGGCACAGCTCgctcttctgctgctcttttcccACCCCGGTGCCCCGGATCCGCCAGCCCGGCCTGCTCCGGAGGGCGCCGGACCCCGCcaccccctcctctccccttcgCTCCCCGAGGtacccccggcccggcccggccccggcggcggggggacaGCGACACCTGCCGGCGCTCTGCCGCGGGCAGGAGCAAGCAGGGgcgggcaggagctggcaggggcgggcaggaggagcaggtgGGAGCGGGCAGGAGGAACAGGCAGGAGCGGGCAGGATCaggggggagcaggcaggaacgggcaggagcaggcaggagcaggcaggagcaggtgggagcgggcaggagcgggctggaggagcaggcaggaacaggcaggaggagcaggtgggagcaggcaggagcgggcaggaggagcaggtaGGAGCGGGCAGGAGCGggcaggagaagcaggcaggagcaggcaggaggagcaggaaggagcaggcaggagcggGCAAGAGGATCAGGCAGGACCCCCCCAGCCGGGTGCGGTTCCCGCTGTCGCACGACTCCTCCCGACGGCAGCGGAGCCGCTCCCCAAACGCTAACCCGCGCCGCCACATCTGGGCTGTGCTCCAACCAAAAAAGCTacaataatttaaatacatatacatatatatatatatgtatatagacTTGCTTGGAATAAAGATGAGCGACTGCTCGCGGGCAGAGCATCCCCCCTTTGACGGGCAGCACCTCCGCCCCCCTGGTCCCCGCCGTGGAAGGACACCTTCTGAGCTGGGAGGGGGAATATTCGCCCCCtacccccccccgccccccgccccctgcccctccaatGTTAAATCCCGGGATCAAAATACGGTTTCGTTTTGTGGGTGCCTGtttgaagagaaaaagctgGGCTCACGGGCTGAcggggggcggggaggagaGGGGTTGCAATATCCCAAGGAATGGTAATATTTCAATATTCGTCCCTGCAGAGTGGCCCCATTCTTTATTTAATTCGTACCAGTGCTGCGTGGAAAGACCTTTTCCTCGGAATCGCTTGCTAGCTGATGTTAGGAGGCTTTACCTTTCCCCCATTCTCGTTTcctctttttaataaaaaataatgaaaacgAAAGGTTTGATGTTACAGAGAGGCAATTTTTACGAGCAGGAACGGCGGTGAGGAGCTGTAATCGCAGTAGGCTGTCAGGAGGAAGACGCATTCCAGAGAAGTTGGAGGTTATGTTTGATTGGATTAACggccactttttttcttttccttccttccttcctttttttttttttttttttttttgttttcttattttagtaGTTCATTAGCGGAGCTTCCGCCATGTCCGGTATGCTTCTATAATTGttttcctccatctccttcTAGGAATTTTGGTTGCCTCATATCTCAACAGGGTGAGGGCAGAGAAAAGAATAACCCGGCTCTTTTGGAGAACGTTTGTTTCTGCTGCACCTGtagcagttttatttcttcttgttcggacccccccccccccccctcaaccCCCCCcaaccaacccccccaaaaaaatgtGCTGGGCTTTTAACAagtgaggaaaggctgtgggcGCACGAAtatcaaatatttatgtaaaagaCTGGCGTGGCTGAGATTCGAGATTGCAAAAGCACTCGTGGCGCGGCTGCCCCTCGGTGTTTCAGCTGCCGTGTGT
This region of Falco naumanni isolate bFalNau1 chromosome Z, bFalNau1.pat, whole genome shotgun sequence genomic DNA includes:
- the LOC121081403 gene encoding uncharacterized protein LOC121081403 — encoded protein: MKVLQLSPSLLPLPLASTSPSLVGGHIPSQREGPRLRGLLHYFPRSCTVRVYLYWKLLYLDNGERPQGVTITRNGEMEFRTCFRHSVHIWQKAKANWNKHPEENAKYKKITAS